In one window of Macadamia integrifolia cultivar HAES 741 chromosome 2, SCU_Mint_v3, whole genome shotgun sequence DNA:
- the LOC122062686 gene encoding heat shock 70 kDa protein 15-like isoform X2, translating to MSVVGFDFGNESCIVAVARQRGIDVVLNDESKRETPAIVCFGEKQRFIGTAGAASTMMNPKNSVSQIKRLVGRQFSDPELQLDLKALPFTVTEGPDGYPLIHARYLGEARTFTPTQLLGMVLSNLKGIAEKNLNAAVVDCCIGIPVYFTDLQRRAVLDAATIAGLHPLHLIHETTATALAYGIYKTDLPENDQLNVAFVDIGHASMQVCIAGFKKGQLKILSHAFDRSLGGRDFDEALFQHFAAKFKEEYKIDVFQNARACLRLRAACEKLKKVLSANPVAPLNIECLMDDKDVKGIIKREDFELLSVPILERVKVPLQKALAEAGLTVDNVHAVEVVGSGSRVPAIIKILTEFFGKEPRRTMNASECVARGCALQCAILSPTFKVREFQVNESFPSPIALLWKGSAPDSQNGSANQQSTIVFPKGNPMPSVKALTFYRSGTFTVDVHYADVSELQAPAKISTYTIGPFQSTKGERAKLKVKVRLNLHGVVSVESATLLEEEEIEVPVVKEPEKEVTTMETDEAPADAAAESDVNMQNAQGSTDGVENGASESGDKPVQMETDAKVEAPKKKIKKTNVPVTEFVYGGMPPADVQKAVEKEFEMALQDRVMEETKDRKNAVEAYVYDMRNKLNDKYQEFVTPSEGEGLIAKLQEVEDWLYEDGEDETKGVYVAKLEELKKLGDPIEDRYKENLERGPTIEQFIYCINSFREAALSNDPKFDHIDLAEKQKVVNECVEAEAWLREKRQQQDSLPKYSPPVLLLADVRRKAEAVDRFCRPIMMKPKPAKPPTPTETPPPPPQGNESQPQGGESGGENQEGSGEAPPAASEPMETDKSEGSQNAA from the exons ATGAGCgttgttggttttgatttcggcAACGAAAGCTGCATTGTTGCTGTTGCTAGGCAGCGGGGCATAGACGTTGTTCTCAATGATGAATCAAAACGGGAGACTCCTGCTATTGTCTGCTTTGGTGAGAAACAGCGGTTCATTGGAACTGCTGGGGCCGCTTCAACGATGATGAACCCCAAAAATTCTGTTTCTCAGATAAAACGTTTGGTCGGGAGGCAATTTTCTGATCCCGAGCTACAACTTGATCTTAAAGCCTTACCCTTCACCGTTACAGAAGGGCCTGATGGTTATCCGTTAATTCATGCTCGATACTTGGGAGAAGCAAGGACCTTTACACCAACACAGCTTTTAGGGATGGTATTGTCAAATCTGAAGGGCATAGCAGAGAAGAATCTGAACGCTGCAGTAGTGGACTGTTGTATTGGTATTCCAGTTTATTTCACCGATCTTCAAAGAAGAGCCGTTTTGGATGCCGCTACGATAGCTGGTTTGCACCCTCTACATTTGATTCATGAAACGACTGCCACAGCCTTGGCTTATGGAATATACAAGACAGATTTGCCTGAGAACGACCAATTAAATGTTGCTTTTGTTGACATTGGCCACGCAAGCATGCAGGTTTGCATTGCAGGCTTCAAAAAAGGTCAGCTGAAGATTCTCTCACATGCATTCGACCGGTCACTTGGAGGTCGGGATTTTGATGAGGCTCTGTTCCAGCACTTTGCAGCAAAGTTTAAGGAAGAGTATAAGATTGATGTTTTCCAAAATGCAAGGGCTTGCCTTAGGCTGCGTGCTGCTTGTGAAAAGCTGAAGAAGGTTCTCAGTGCAAACCCGGTGGCACCATTGAACATAGAGTGCTTGATGGATGATAAGGATGTCAAAGGCATCATCAAGAGGGAGGACTTTGAGCTGCTGAGTGTTCCAATTTTGGAGCGTGTGAAGGTACCTTTACAGAAGGCTCTTGCAGAAGCTGGACTCACCGTTGACAATGTCCATGCAGTGGAGGTTGTTGGTTCGGGCTCACGTGTTCCAGCTATCATTAAAATTTTGActgaattttttggaaaagaacCAAGGCGCACTATGAATGCCAGTGAATGTGTTGCTCGAGGATGTGCACTTCAATGTGCGATCCTCAGTCCAACTTTCAAAGTGCGGGAGTTCCAG GTCAATGAGAGCTTTCCCTCCCCAATTGCCTTGTTATGGAAAGGGTCTGCCCCAGATTCCCAAAATGGTTCTGCGAATCAGCAAAGCACCATAGTCTTCCCCAAGGGAAATCCAATGCCCAGTGTCAAGGCCTTGACATTTTATAGGTCAGGAACATTTACAGTTGATGTTCACTATGCTGATGTGAGCGAATTGCAGGCACCAGCAAAGATCAGCACTTACACG ATTGGTCCATTCCAATCTACAAAAGGTGAACGTGCCAAACTGAAAGTGAAAGTTCGTTTGAATCTGCATGGCGTTGTGTCTGTTGAGTCTGCAACA TTactggaggaagaagaaattgaagttCCGGTTGTAAAGGAGCCAGAAAAGGAAGTTACAACGATGGAAACTGATGAGGCTCCTGCTGATGCTGCAGCTGAAAGTGATGTAAACATGCAAAATGCCCAAGGTAGCACTGATGGTGTCGAAAATGGTGCTTCTGAGTCTGGGGATAAACCTGTGCAGATGGAAACAGATGCAAAG GTTGAGGcaccaaagaagaagataaagaagacAAATGTCCCAGTTACTGAGTTTGTTTATGGGGGAATGCCACCTGCTGATGTGCAAAAAGCAGTGGAGAAAGAGTTTGAAATGGCCCTCCAGGACCGAGTGATGGAGGAAACAAAGGACAGGAAGAATGCTGTGGAGGCTTACGTTTATGACATGAGAAACAAG ttGAATGACAAGTATCAAGAATTTGTGACTCCTTCAGAAGGGGAAGGATTGATTGCTAAACTACAGGAGGTTGAGGATTGGCTGTATGAGGACGGTGAGGATGAAACCAAGGGTGTCTATGTTGCCAAGCTTGAGGAACTCAAGAAG CTAGGGGATCCCATTGAGGACCGTTACAAGGAGAACTTGGAGAGAGGACCAACAATTGAacaatttatttattgcatCAACAGTTTCAGAGAGGCAGCATTGTCGAATGATCCTAAATTTGATCACATCGACCTAGCTGAGAAACAGAAG GTGGTAAACGAGTGTGTGGAAGCGGAGGCATGGTTGAGAGAGAAAAGGCAGCAACAGGACAGCCTGCCAAAATACTCACCCCCAGTTCTGTTGTTGGCTGATGTGAGAAGGAAAGCAGAAGCAGTTGACAG GTTCTGCAGGCCTATCATGATGAAACCTAAGCCAGCCAAGCCACCGACTCCAACTGAGACACCTCCACCCCCACCTCAGGGCAATGAATCCcaaccccaaggtggtgaatcTGGTGGTGAAAACCAGGAAGGCAGTGGTGAGGCACCTCCAGCTGCTTCTGAGCCAATGGAAACTGACAAATCAGAGGGGTCTCAAAATGCAGCTTAA
- the LOC122062686 gene encoding heat shock 70 kDa protein 15-like isoform X1 produces the protein MSVVGFDFGNESCIVAVARQRGIDVVLNDESKRETPAIVCFGEKQRFIGTAGAASTMMNPKNSVSQIKRLVGRQFSDPELQLDLKALPFTVTEGPDGYPLIHARYLGEARTFTPTQLLGMVLSNLKGIAEKNLNAAVVDCCIGIPVYFTDLQRRAVLDAATIAGLHPLHLIHETTATALAYGIYKTDLPENDQLNVAFVDIGHASMQVCIAGFKKGQLKILSHAFDRSLGGRDFDEALFQHFAAKFKEEYKIDVFQNARACLRLRAACEKLKKVLSANPVAPLNIECLMDDKDVKGIIKREDFELLSVPILERVKVPLQKALAEAGLTVDNVHAVEVVGSGSRVPAIIKILTEFFGKEPRRTMNASECVARGCALQCAILSPTFKVREFQVNESFPSPIALLWKGSAPDSQNGSANQQSTIVFPKGNPMPSVKALTFYRSGTFTVDVHYADVSELQAPAKISTYTIGPFQSTKGERAKLKVKVRLNLHGVVSVESATLLEEEEIEVPVVKEPEKEVTTMETDEAPADAAAESDVNMQNAQGSTDGVENGASESGDKPVQMETDAKQVEAPKKKIKKTNVPVTEFVYGGMPPADVQKAVEKEFEMALQDRVMEETKDRKNAVEAYVYDMRNKLNDKYQEFVTPSEGEGLIAKLQEVEDWLYEDGEDETKGVYVAKLEELKKLGDPIEDRYKENLERGPTIEQFIYCINSFREAALSNDPKFDHIDLAEKQKVVNECVEAEAWLREKRQQQDSLPKYSPPVLLLADVRRKAEAVDRFCRPIMMKPKPAKPPTPTETPPPPPQGNESQPQGGESGGENQEGSGEAPPAASEPMETDKSEGSQNAA, from the exons ATGAGCgttgttggttttgatttcggcAACGAAAGCTGCATTGTTGCTGTTGCTAGGCAGCGGGGCATAGACGTTGTTCTCAATGATGAATCAAAACGGGAGACTCCTGCTATTGTCTGCTTTGGTGAGAAACAGCGGTTCATTGGAACTGCTGGGGCCGCTTCAACGATGATGAACCCCAAAAATTCTGTTTCTCAGATAAAACGTTTGGTCGGGAGGCAATTTTCTGATCCCGAGCTACAACTTGATCTTAAAGCCTTACCCTTCACCGTTACAGAAGGGCCTGATGGTTATCCGTTAATTCATGCTCGATACTTGGGAGAAGCAAGGACCTTTACACCAACACAGCTTTTAGGGATGGTATTGTCAAATCTGAAGGGCATAGCAGAGAAGAATCTGAACGCTGCAGTAGTGGACTGTTGTATTGGTATTCCAGTTTATTTCACCGATCTTCAAAGAAGAGCCGTTTTGGATGCCGCTACGATAGCTGGTTTGCACCCTCTACATTTGATTCATGAAACGACTGCCACAGCCTTGGCTTATGGAATATACAAGACAGATTTGCCTGAGAACGACCAATTAAATGTTGCTTTTGTTGACATTGGCCACGCAAGCATGCAGGTTTGCATTGCAGGCTTCAAAAAAGGTCAGCTGAAGATTCTCTCACATGCATTCGACCGGTCACTTGGAGGTCGGGATTTTGATGAGGCTCTGTTCCAGCACTTTGCAGCAAAGTTTAAGGAAGAGTATAAGATTGATGTTTTCCAAAATGCAAGGGCTTGCCTTAGGCTGCGTGCTGCTTGTGAAAAGCTGAAGAAGGTTCTCAGTGCAAACCCGGTGGCACCATTGAACATAGAGTGCTTGATGGATGATAAGGATGTCAAAGGCATCATCAAGAGGGAGGACTTTGAGCTGCTGAGTGTTCCAATTTTGGAGCGTGTGAAGGTACCTTTACAGAAGGCTCTTGCAGAAGCTGGACTCACCGTTGACAATGTCCATGCAGTGGAGGTTGTTGGTTCGGGCTCACGTGTTCCAGCTATCATTAAAATTTTGActgaattttttggaaaagaacCAAGGCGCACTATGAATGCCAGTGAATGTGTTGCTCGAGGATGTGCACTTCAATGTGCGATCCTCAGTCCAACTTTCAAAGTGCGGGAGTTCCAG GTCAATGAGAGCTTTCCCTCCCCAATTGCCTTGTTATGGAAAGGGTCTGCCCCAGATTCCCAAAATGGTTCTGCGAATCAGCAAAGCACCATAGTCTTCCCCAAGGGAAATCCAATGCCCAGTGTCAAGGCCTTGACATTTTATAGGTCAGGAACATTTACAGTTGATGTTCACTATGCTGATGTGAGCGAATTGCAGGCACCAGCAAAGATCAGCACTTACACG ATTGGTCCATTCCAATCTACAAAAGGTGAACGTGCCAAACTGAAAGTGAAAGTTCGTTTGAATCTGCATGGCGTTGTGTCTGTTGAGTCTGCAACA TTactggaggaagaagaaattgaagttCCGGTTGTAAAGGAGCCAGAAAAGGAAGTTACAACGATGGAAACTGATGAGGCTCCTGCTGATGCTGCAGCTGAAAGTGATGTAAACATGCAAAATGCCCAAGGTAGCACTGATGGTGTCGAAAATGGTGCTTCTGAGTCTGGGGATAAACCTGTGCAGATGGAAACAGATGCAAAG CAGGTTGAGGcaccaaagaagaagataaagaagacAAATGTCCCAGTTACTGAGTTTGTTTATGGGGGAATGCCACCTGCTGATGTGCAAAAAGCAGTGGAGAAAGAGTTTGAAATGGCCCTCCAGGACCGAGTGATGGAGGAAACAAAGGACAGGAAGAATGCTGTGGAGGCTTACGTTTATGACATGAGAAACAAG ttGAATGACAAGTATCAAGAATTTGTGACTCCTTCAGAAGGGGAAGGATTGATTGCTAAACTACAGGAGGTTGAGGATTGGCTGTATGAGGACGGTGAGGATGAAACCAAGGGTGTCTATGTTGCCAAGCTTGAGGAACTCAAGAAG CTAGGGGATCCCATTGAGGACCGTTACAAGGAGAACTTGGAGAGAGGACCAACAATTGAacaatttatttattgcatCAACAGTTTCAGAGAGGCAGCATTGTCGAATGATCCTAAATTTGATCACATCGACCTAGCTGAGAAACAGAAG GTGGTAAACGAGTGTGTGGAAGCGGAGGCATGGTTGAGAGAGAAAAGGCAGCAACAGGACAGCCTGCCAAAATACTCACCCCCAGTTCTGTTGTTGGCTGATGTGAGAAGGAAAGCAGAAGCAGTTGACAG GTTCTGCAGGCCTATCATGATGAAACCTAAGCCAGCCAAGCCACCGACTCCAACTGAGACACCTCCACCCCCACCTCAGGGCAATGAATCCcaaccccaaggtggtgaatcTGGTGGTGAAAACCAGGAAGGCAGTGGTGAGGCACCTCCAGCTGCTTCTGAGCCAATGGAAACTGACAAATCAGAGGGGTCTCAAAATGCAGCTTAA